One Dethiosulfovibrio faecalis DNA window includes the following coding sequences:
- a CDS encoding ABC transporter ATP-binding protein, whose translation MPAVELRGITKYFPGTVANDGVDLKVPAGKVVALLGENGAGKTTLMRILYGMYRPDGGEIAVDGQVVHIDSPQDAMALGIGMIHQHFSLVPVHSVAENVVLGLGSSMSGLDLGRVSRELKELGGKYGLEVDPDALVGQLPVGMQQRVEIVKALYRKAKILIMDEPTAVLTPQETEHLFGFVREFTSMGNSVIFITHKLGEVMAIADSVTVMRDGKPVGTVSPSDSTEMDLARMMVGRDLDLLSGDRDETTGGPLLEVLELAVKDDRGAAALDGLSLTVREGEIFGIAGVSGNGQQELAETICGLREAVSGKIVLDGLDVTGLPASRMIDLGVGYIPADRHRDGLVLDMTVEENLMLKGSSSSDLSRNGVLRLDRISEMAVEMIRRFSVKTPSYATKAKALSGGNQQKVVIAREIEVGSRLLVAVQPTRGLDLGAAGYVHSTLMEERARGKAILLLSTELSEVLKLSDRIGVIYRGRLLEIFDRGRFDVDRIGLLMAGIEEVRHG comes from the coding sequence ATGCCCGCGGTCGAGCTCAGGGGAATAACGAAATACTTTCCCGGCACGGTGGCGAACGACGGCGTGGACCTGAAGGTCCCGGCGGGAAAGGTCGTCGCCCTGTTGGGGGAAAACGGAGCTGGAAAGACCACCTTGATGAGGATCCTCTACGGAATGTACCGTCCCGACGGCGGGGAGATAGCCGTGGACGGCCAGGTGGTCCATATAGACTCCCCTCAGGACGCCATGGCCCTGGGGATAGGTATGATCCACCAGCACTTCAGTCTGGTGCCGGTCCATTCCGTGGCGGAAAACGTGGTGTTAGGGCTCGGATCCTCCATGTCGGGACTGGACCTCGGCAGAGTCTCTCGGGAACTGAAGGAACTGGGAGGAAAATACGGCCTGGAGGTGGATCCGGACGCTCTGGTGGGACAGCTTCCGGTCGGAATGCAGCAGAGGGTGGAGATAGTGAAGGCCCTCTATCGAAAGGCGAAAATACTGATCATGGACGAGCCCACGGCCGTGCTGACCCCTCAGGAGACCGAGCACCTCTTCGGTTTCGTCAGGGAGTTCACCTCCATGGGAAACTCGGTGATCTTCATAACCCATAAACTCGGAGAGGTCATGGCCATAGCCGACTCGGTCACGGTCATGAGGGACGGAAAACCGGTCGGAACGGTATCTCCCTCCGATTCCACCGAGATGGACCTGGCCAGGATGATGGTCGGGCGGGATCTGGATCTCCTCTCCGGCGACAGAGACGAGACCACCGGCGGCCCCCTCCTGGAGGTTCTCGAACTGGCGGTGAAGGACGACCGAGGGGCCGCGGCCCTGGACGGCCTTTCCCTGACCGTCAGAGAGGGGGAGATCTTCGGAATAGCAGGGGTCAGCGGAAACGGCCAGCAGGAACTGGCCGAGACGATCTGCGGCCTCAGAGAGGCGGTCTCGGGAAAGATCGTCCTCGACGGTCTGGACGTCACCGGCCTTCCTGCCTCCCGGATGATAGACCTGGGAGTCGGCTACATCCCGGCGGACAGACACAGAGACGGACTGGTGCTGGACATGACGGTGGAGGAAAACCTGATGCTCAAGGGAAGCTCCTCCTCCGATCTGTCACGAAACGGGGTCCTCCGGTTGGACCGAATATCCGAGATGGCCGTGGAGATGATCCGGCGGTTCTCCGTAAAGACCCCCTCTTACGCCACCAAAGCCAAGGCCCTCTCCGGAGGAAACCAGCAGAAGGTGGTCATAGCCAGGGAGATAGAGGTAGGATCCCGGCTTCTCGTGGCGGTTCAACCCACAAGGGGACTGGACCTCGGAGCGGCGGGATATGTCCACTCCACCCTCATGGAGGAGAGGGCCAGGGGAAAGGCCATACTGCTTCTCTCGACGGAGCTCTCCGAGGTGCTCAAGCTCTCGGACCGCATAGGGGTCATATATCGTGGTAGGCTTCTGGAGATATTCGACAGAGGCCGCTTCGACGTGGACCGTATCGGCCTTCTGATGGCCGGCATAGAGGAGGTGCGCCATGGCTGA
- a CDS encoding ABC transporter permease — MADMKSTERKGAGAVFWPLFSVFMGLAASGLMMTLLGADPIEVYRRIFAMAFRDGYNVADIFAKATPLILTGLAFGFAFRANLFNIGAQGQFYLGCVASVWCALRLGHLSPWLVLPLCVLLAAAAGGAWASLVGFAKARFNSSEFLISMMSTYVALALMNFLLRGPLREAKGEYPQTDVISEGSWIPQLIPHTRLHWGFVLALAAAALAWFILWRTSLGYRIRAVGMNRDAARYAGMDSGKIFVIVFAVSGAFAGLAGFTEVNGIQHMLVQGFSPMVGAEGIGIAILGNAHPLGIVLAAILFGALQVGGNLAVQTSGVPASIVGIMEGFVMLFVILSYALQIRLASARSKRKAREEGDRR, encoded by the coding sequence ATGGCTGATATGAAGTCCACCGAGAGAAAGGGAGCCGGAGCGGTGTTCTGGCCTCTCTTCTCCGTGTTCATGGGGCTTGCTGCCAGCGGCTTAATGATGACCCTTCTTGGGGCGGATCCGATAGAGGTCTACCGCAGGATCTTCGCCATGGCCTTTCGAGACGGATACAACGTGGCGGACATATTCGCCAAGGCCACCCCTCTCATACTCACGGGGCTGGCCTTTGGATTCGCCTTCAGGGCCAACCTCTTCAACATAGGGGCTCAGGGACAGTTCTACCTGGGCTGCGTCGCCTCTGTATGGTGCGCTCTCAGGCTGGGACACCTGTCTCCGTGGCTGGTGCTGCCTCTGTGCGTGCTCCTGGCGGCGGCGGCCGGAGGCGCCTGGGCCTCTCTGGTGGGATTCGCCAAGGCCAGGTTCAACTCCAGCGAATTTCTCATAAGCATGATGTCCACCTACGTCGCTCTGGCTCTGATGAACTTTCTCCTCCGAGGTCCCCTGAGGGAGGCCAAGGGAGAGTATCCCCAGACCGACGTCATATCCGAGGGAAGCTGGATACCTCAGCTGATCCCCCATACCAGACTCCACTGGGGATTCGTACTGGCCCTGGCAGCGGCGGCCCTCGCCTGGTTCATACTGTGGAGGACCTCTCTGGGCTACAGGATAAGGGCGGTCGGCATGAACAGAGACGCGGCCCGTTACGCCGGAATGGACTCGGGAAAGATCTTCGTTATAGTCTTCGCCGTGAGCGGAGCCTTCGCCGGTCTGGCCGGATTCACCGAGGTCAACGGCATACAGCACATGCTGGTGCAGGGATTCAGCCCCATGGTGGGAGCGGAGGGAATAGGCATAGCCATACTTGGTAACGCCCATCCCCTGGGCATCGTGCTGGCGGCGATATTGTTCGGAGCCCTTCAGGTAGGGGGAAACCTGGCGGTCCAGACCTCCGGGGTCCCCGCCAGTATCGTAGGGATAATGGAGGGGTTCGTCATGCTCTTCGTCATACTCTCCTACGCTCTCCAGATAAGGCTGGCCTCCGCCAGGAGCAAGAGAAAGGCCAGAGAGGAAGGTGACCGACGATGA
- a CDS encoding ABC transporter permease — translation MITGLLAGALQMSTPLMMGALAEVYAERTGVMIIAIEGIFLLGAWGGFVAAYSTGSMMLGLLAAMAIGTATALVYGIFTVKLKQHQIVTGTAINIFAAGLGIFLYRVFFGVPLLPLTVDPLERIAVPGLSSIPVIGEALFHQNALTYLAWALIPVGYWVLYKTQLGLILRSTGENPEAVDAAGIKVETVRFGTVLAAGALDGLAGAFYSLGFLGMYTNDIIGGRGWIAFAICFLGNWNPMGVLVGALVFGLADAMAIQLQTSGVTLVPNEFLIAMPYILTIVATVARKRFNVPATLGVPYEKERR, via the coding sequence ATGATTACCGGACTGCTGGCCGGAGCCCTCCAGATGAGCACCCCCCTGATGATGGGAGCTCTGGCGGAGGTCTACGCCGAGAGGACCGGGGTCATGATAATCGCCATAGAGGGGATCTTTCTCCTGGGAGCCTGGGGAGGCTTCGTGGCCGCGTATTCGACCGGAAGCATGATGCTCGGTCTGCTGGCCGCCATGGCCATAGGGACGGCCACGGCCCTGGTCTACGGGATCTTCACGGTAAAGCTCAAACAGCACCAGATAGTCACGGGCACGGCGATAAACATCTTCGCCGCCGGACTGGGCATATTCCTCTACAGGGTCTTCTTCGGCGTGCCCCTTCTTCCCCTTACGGTGGATCCCCTCGAGAGGATAGCCGTACCGGGACTGTCGTCCATACCGGTTATAGGTGAGGCCCTGTTCCATCAAAACGCCCTCACCTATCTGGCCTGGGCCCTCATCCCCGTCGGCTATTGGGTTCTCTATAAGACCCAGCTTGGGCTGATACTGCGTTCAACCGGTGAAAACCCCGAGGCAGTGGACGCCGCCGGAATAAAGGTGGAGACGGTGCGTTTCGGCACGGTCCTGGCCGCAGGCGCATTGGACGGCTTGGCTGGGGCGTTCTACTCGCTGGGATTTCTGGGCATGTACACCAACGACATAATCGGCGGTCGAGGATGGATAGCCTTTGCCATATGTTTCCTGGGAAACTGGAACCCTATGGGGGTCCTGGTGGGGGCTCTGGTGTTCGGACTGGCCGACGCCATGGCCATTCAGCTTCAGACCTCCGGCGTAACCCTCGTTCCGAACGAGTTTCTAATAGCCATGCCCTACATACTGACCATAGTGGCCACGGTGGCCAGAAAACGGTTCAACGTCCCCGCCACATTGGGGGTCCCCTACGAGAAGGAGCGGCGGTAG
- a CDS encoding dihydroorotase yields MYDLVVRNGRVVTPEGLSYCDVAVDEGVIAAVGSKLKGRKELNADGLLVLPGVVDAHVHMALPVRGDRSSDDFLSGSMAAAAGGVTSMVDFTVGSPRTDLVQDIDARLETAAPSVIDYGFHCEMVGWTPGRENEIPSAIEKGVTSFKFFTAYGDSGRRSDSGALYRCFSKIAETGAVAVVHAEDDDLIRSLTAELSDDEKSSMTVLSRTRPDICEGAAIDQAAFYGEVTGASVHVVHVSSALGASRIEAARMRGLDITAETCPQYLYLTDQVYRREDGHLYSASPALRGEDDGEYLWGCLGYGALDFVATDHCPFTSEQKAWKGSFSDLPYGLPGVETSLPLIYSGGVATGRIPLETLPVIMSQAPAERYGLKSKGRLAPGYDGDLVLFDPEARWTARAEDLHMKVDFSPYEGMEIQGRVITTVARGEIIYSEGRHLCEPGRGKYLFRNTRD; encoded by the coding sequence GTGTATGATCTAGTGGTGCGAAACGGCAGGGTGGTTACCCCGGAAGGACTCTCCTACTGCGATGTAGCGGTGGATGAAGGTGTAATCGCAGCCGTCGGTTCTAAACTAAAGGGCAGAAAAGAACTGAACGCCGACGGTCTTTTGGTTTTACCGGGAGTGGTGGACGCCCACGTCCATATGGCCCTTCCGGTAAGGGGAGACCGGTCCAGCGACGACTTTCTGTCCGGCAGCATGGCGGCGGCGGCGGGGGGAGTTACCTCCATGGTCGACTTCACCGTCGGAAGCCCCCGGACCGATCTGGTTCAGGATATAGACGCCAGGCTGGAGACGGCTGCGCCGTCGGTGATAGACTACGGCTTCCACTGCGAGATGGTCGGATGGACCCCCGGCAGGGAAAACGAGATACCCTCGGCGATCGAAAAAGGCGTTACCAGCTTCAAGTTCTTCACCGCCTACGGCGACTCGGGACGCCGGTCCGACAGCGGAGCTCTCTATCGCTGTTTCTCCAAAATAGCCGAGACCGGAGCCGTTGCGGTGGTCCACGCCGAGGACGACGACCTCATAAGATCCCTGACGGCCGAGCTGTCCGACGACGAGAAATCGTCCATGACGGTCCTGAGCAGGACCAGACCGGATATCTGCGAGGGTGCCGCCATAGATCAGGCGGCATTCTACGGCGAGGTGACGGGAGCTTCGGTCCACGTGGTGCACGTCAGCTCCGCTCTGGGGGCCTCCAGAATAGAGGCGGCCCGAATGAGAGGGCTCGACATCACCGCCGAGACCTGTCCGCAGTATCTCTACCTCACCGACCAGGTCTACCGGAGGGAAGACGGCCACCTCTACTCGGCCAGTCCGGCCCTGAGAGGCGAGGACGACGGCGAATACCTCTGGGGCTGTCTGGGATACGGCGCTCTGGACTTCGTTGCCACCGATCACTGTCCCTTCACGTCGGAACAGAAGGCCTGGAAGGGCTCCTTCTCCGACCTCCCCTACGGACTTCCCGGGGTGGAGACGTCACTTCCCCTGATTTACTCGGGAGGGGTGGCGACGGGGCGGATTCCTCTGGAGACGCTTCCGGTCATCATGTCCCAGGCTCCGGCGGAGAGATACGGATTGAAGAGCAAGGGCAGGCTGGCTCCCGGTTACGACGGCGATCTGGTTCTGTTCGACCCAGAGGCCCGGTGGACGGCGAGGGCCGAGGATCTGCACATGAAGGTGGACTTCTCCCCCTACGAGGGGATGGAGATACAGGGTCGGGTGATTACCACCGTGGCCCGGGGAGAGATTATCTACTCGGAAGGGCGGCATCTCTGCGAGCCCGGACGGGGTAAATACCTCTTCCGAAATACGAGAGACTAA
- the arcC gene encoding carbamate kinase has protein sequence MSKRVVVALGGNAILQRGQKGTEADQRENVRKTVAQIVKMIEAGYEVVLTHGNGPQVGAILIQNEAGRGSVPAMPMDVCGAESQGFIGYMFVQEFKKALIAHGLDKEPICIVTQVEVSSEDPAFSNPTKPVGPFYDEATAKARIESSGESWIEDAGRGWRRVVPSPKPTNIVERKAVRELADNGYVVVASGGGGIPVVKGSDGSYGGVEAVIDKDLAGELLAQQVDADLFMILTDVPKVALRYGTPDEEWLGKVTIDEMKVYQSEGHFKAGSMGPKVSAAMAFVMNGGSRAVIASLNQALEALEGTEGTQIVKN, from the coding sequence ATGAGTAAAAGAGTTGTCGTGGCGTTGGGCGGAAACGCGATCCTTCAGAGAGGCCAGAAGGGAACGGAAGCGGATCAGAGGGAGAACGTCCGCAAGACGGTGGCACAGATAGTCAAGATGATAGAGGCGGGCTACGAGGTGGTGCTGACCCACGGCAACGGACCTCAGGTCGGAGCCATACTGATCCAGAACGAGGCTGGCCGTGGCAGCGTGCCGGCCATGCCGATGGACGTGTGCGGAGCCGAGAGCCAGGGGTTCATAGGCTACATGTTCGTTCAGGAGTTCAAGAAGGCCCTGATAGCTCACGGCCTGGATAAAGAGCCGATCTGCATAGTGACCCAGGTGGAGGTGTCCTCGGAGGACCCCGCCTTCAGCAACCCGACCAAGCCGGTGGGCCCCTTCTACGACGAGGCCACGGCCAAGGCCCGGATCGAGTCGTCCGGCGAGAGCTGGATAGAGGACGCCGGAAGGGGATGGAGAAGGGTAGTCCCCTCGCCGAAACCCACCAACATAGTGGAGCGCAAGGCGGTCAGAGAGCTTGCCGACAACGGCTACGTCGTCGTGGCCTCCGGCGGAGGCGGCATCCCGGTGGTGAAGGGCTCCGATGGCAGCTACGGCGGAGTCGAGGCGGTCATAGACAAAGACCTTGCGGGAGAGCTTCTAGCCCAGCAGGTGGACGCGGACCTCTTCATGATCCTGACCGACGTACCCAAGGTTGCCCTCCGTTACGGAACCCCCGATGAGGAATGGCTCGGCAAGGTGACCATAGACGAGATGAAGGTCTACCAGTCTGAGGGACACTTCAAGGCCGGATCGATGGGCCCCAAGGTATCCGCCGCCATGGCCTTCGTGATGAACGGAGGATCCCGTGCGGTCATAGCCAGCCTGAACCAGGCCCTGGAGGCTCTGGAAGGCACCGAGGGAACCCAGATAGTCAAGAACTGA
- a CDS encoding alpha/beta hydrolase family protein, with protein MSFNCICKDPEFPDVRYPADLLDLTIPSHGSDLYGIMYTPQGRGPHPTALILHGFPGSEQNVDLAQILRRGGFNSVVFHYRGSWGSEGDFSFEHVLEDTRAAVEYLMDPINRERYMIDPSKFVLIGHSIGGFAALMTGAEMTEIDRIITIATYNLGAVAKERQRENRDERYAKNTYEMFINCTRPLKGTSPETLLDEIKEKAQEWDLRDLAHRLKGKNLLTIAGSRDDVSHLEIHHNPLMTALRKAGVTTAKDMVITTSHSFHDKRIALAEAILKWLSSDIPIR; from the coding sequence ATGAGCTTCAACTGTATCTGCAAAGATCCCGAATTTCCCGACGTCAGGTATCCGGCCGACCTGCTGGACCTGACCATACCCAGCCACGGAAGCGACCTGTACGGAATAATGTACACTCCTCAGGGAAGAGGCCCCCATCCCACGGCTTTGATACTTCACGGGTTCCCCGGAAGCGAGCAGAACGTGGACCTGGCCCAGATCCTCAGGAGAGGCGGCTTCAACTCGGTCGTGTTTCACTACAGAGGCTCGTGGGGCAGCGAGGGAGACTTTTCCTTCGAACACGTCCTGGAGGACACCAGGGCTGCGGTAGAATACCTCATGGATCCGATCAACAGGGAGCGATACATGATAGATCCCTCCAAGTTCGTCCTGATCGGCCACAGCATAGGAGGATTCGCCGCCCTGATGACCGGGGCGGAGATGACCGAGATCGACAGGATAATAACCATAGCTACCTACAACCTGGGAGCGGTGGCAAAAGAAAGGCAACGGGAGAACAGGGATGAAAGGTACGCGAAGAACACCTACGAGATGTTCATAAACTGCACCAGGCCGCTCAAGGGAACCAGCCCGGAAACTCTTCTGGACGAGATAAAGGAGAAAGCCCAGGAGTGGGATCTAAGAGACCTGGCACACCGCCTCAAGGGCAAAAATCTGCTGACCATAGCCGGATCCAGAGACGACGTGTCTCATCTGGAGATACACCACAACCCCCTGATGACGGCGCTTAGAAAGGCGGGAGTGACCACGGCAAAGGACATGGTGATAACCACCTCCCACTCGTTTCACGACAAGAGGATAGCCCTGGCGGAGGCGATCCTTAAGTGGCTGAGCTCGGATATACCGATACGCTGA
- the panB gene encoding 3-methyl-2-oxobutanoate hydroxymethyltransferase has product MAKKKTRLDFVRMKREGEKATWITAYDFPTASFAQQAGMDMILVGDSMGMVLLGYDGTVPVTMEECLIHCRAVRRGAPDLWCVGDMPFGSYQVSDEDAVINAIRFLKEADMDCVKLEGGRRVCSRIKAITDAGILVCGHIGLTPQSSGQLGGFKAQGRDPESARELIKDAIAVQDAGAYALLLEAVPPELTEFIAKKLEIPVYSIGAGAPCDGQLIICGDMLGLFQAFTPKFVKKYANVAEVEIAAFKEYVQDVKKGRFPTDDHVYHIHEGMEEEFQSMLREFDLPKGVV; this is encoded by the coding sequence ATGGCTAAGAAGAAGACCCGATTGGACTTTGTGAGGATGAAGCGAGAGGGAGAAAAGGCGACCTGGATAACCGCCTACGACTTCCCTACCGCTTCCTTCGCCCAGCAGGCCGGGATGGACATGATCCTGGTTGGAGATTCCATGGGTATGGTGCTGCTCGGCTACGACGGAACCGTTCCCGTCACCATGGAGGAATGCCTGATACACTGCCGGGCGGTCCGCCGGGGAGCCCCTGACCTGTGGTGCGTGGGGGACATGCCCTTCGGGTCATACCAGGTATCCGACGAGGACGCCGTGATCAACGCCATACGGTTCCTTAAAGAGGCCGACATGGACTGCGTCAAGCTGGAGGGAGGCCGCAGGGTCTGCTCCAGGATCAAGGCCATAACCGACGCGGGCATTCTAGTCTGCGGCCATATAGGGCTGACTCCTCAGAGCTCCGGCCAGCTCGGCGGCTTCAAGGCCCAGGGAAGGGACCCGGAAAGCGCCAGAGAACTTATAAAAGACGCCATCGCGGTACAGGACGCCGGGGCCTACGCCCTCCTGCTGGAGGCGGTTCCGCCGGAGCTTACCGAGTTCATAGCCAAGAAACTGGAGATACCCGTCTACTCCATAGGTGCCGGAGCTCCCTGCGACGGACAGCTCATAATCTGCGGCGACATGCTGGGGCTTTTCCAGGCCTTCACCCCCAAGTTCGTCAAGAAATACGCCAACGTAGCCGAGGTGGAGATAGCCGCCTTCAAGGAATACGTCCAGGACGTAAAGAAAGGCCGTTTCCCCACAGACGACCACGTCTACCACATTCACGAGGGAATGGAGGAGGAATTCCAGTCCATGCTGAGAGAGTTCGACCTGCCCAAGGGAGTGGTTTGA
- a CDS encoding DJ-1 family glyoxalase III has translation MIEVAVFLTDGFEETEALTTVDILRRGGVDVTTTSLTGCMTVKGKHGVPVMADALFDDVADRPFDMLVVPGGTVAYTEHEGLLDLVVRYDSKGKKLAAICAAPAVFGKAGILKGRRAVCYPGMESWLTGATIGSDMIETDGHITTAKGPAVTPFFALRLLEILKGKEVADEVAKAFLIPLVL, from the coding sequence ATGATCGAAGTTGCGGTTTTTCTGACGGACGGTTTCGAGGAGACCGAGGCCCTCACGACGGTGGACATACTGCGAAGGGGCGGTGTGGACGTGACCACGACGTCCCTGACCGGATGCATGACCGTCAAGGGGAAGCACGGAGTGCCGGTCATGGCGGACGCCCTTTTCGACGACGTGGCGGACCGCCCCTTCGATATGCTGGTGGTTCCTGGCGGAACGGTGGCTTATACGGAGCACGAGGGGCTGCTGGATCTGGTGGTCCGTTATGATTCAAAGGGCAAAAAGCTGGCCGCCATATGCGCGGCTCCGGCGGTCTTCGGCAAGGCGGGAATTCTCAAAGGACGAAGGGCTGTGTGCTACCCCGGCATGGAGTCATGGCTCACCGGCGCCACGATCGGTTCCGACATGATCGAGACCGACGGTCACATAACCACCGCCAAGGGCCCTGCCGTGACCCCCTTCTTCGCACTGAGGCTCCTGGAGATCCTGAAGGGAAAGGAAGTTGCCGACGAGGTTGCGAAGGCCTTTTTGATTCCGTTGGTGTTGTAA
- a CDS encoding ASCH domain-containing protein gives MQLDHPSVRKMWKEYLDNAGISRRNDPGHETWCFCDNEKDANKLAKLVLAGQKRGTTSSLEAMIQEGEPVPKPGDHSVVTDWKGVAVCVIKNEKVSVVPFDQVSEEFAAIEGEGDGSLEYWKKVHRAALSRELSSMGLVFHEETPVICEEFSVVYPR, from the coding sequence ATGCAGCTCGATCATCCTTCGGTAAGAAAGATGTGGAAGGAATATCTGGATAACGCCGGTATATCACGTCGGAACGACCCGGGACACGAGACGTGGTGTTTCTGCGACAACGAGAAGGACGCAAACAAGCTGGCCAAGCTGGTGTTGGCCGGTCAAAAGAGGGGTACGACATCGTCTCTGGAGGCCATGATCCAGGAGGGAGAGCCTGTTCCCAAGCCGGGAGATCACTCGGTCGTCACAGACTGGAAGGGCGTCGCCGTATGCGTGATCAAGAACGAGAAGGTGAGCGTAGTGCCCTTCGATCAGGTCTCAGAGGAGTTCGCCGCAATAGAGGGCGAGGGGGACGGCTCGCTGGAATACTGGAAAAAGGTCCACCGTGCCGCCCTCTCCAGAGAGCTGTCCTCCATGGGGCTGGTCTTCCACGAAGAGACCCCTGTGATATGCGAGGAGTTCTCCGTGGTCTACCCGAGGTGA
- a CDS encoding ZinT/AdcA family metal-binding protein: MSVLKFRNGILALLVAVAAFSSGGCGGGGDSDVSMDKWKGSWKSESGYLKDSGMNEAYSAVASHVSGVSSEDVKGAFEAMLYSSIDSIKISGGAAVLISNGGAVSYDYSLVGTTPIPGFDGSVWNKFESEQDGPFKYLIVTEVHSDGPDAMKHWHFRYGASGFDSLVSGDNSLWWPTFVAADTSIEKVAKDMNDEAEAMAQFLSSSPSLSGWDGDWKSFSSYLDDPAMDSAYEAIAAKGKNLTAAEVETALKNMYDSKGVTALSIRGDVITVTSGGGSMAYDYEGRMFAPISGFDGVFWYKFEAPSASDQRYMVMTSVHSDGPDAMKHWHVRFGDAGFSALTDRTDFWYPTFVESSTEVSDIASDFLAEADELAAMITALK; this comes from the coding sequence ATGTCTGTTCTTAAGTTCAGAAACGGCATATTGGCGCTTTTGGTCGCGGTGGCGGCTTTTTCCTCCGGTGGGTGTGGAGGAGGTGGAGACAGCGATGTCTCTATGGACAAATGGAAAGGGTCTTGGAAAAGCGAGTCCGGATATCTGAAAGATTCCGGTATGAACGAAGCCTATTCTGCCGTGGCTTCCCACGTTTCAGGGGTGTCCTCCGAGGACGTCAAGGGAGCTTTCGAAGCGATGTTGTACAGTTCGATAGATTCCATAAAGATCTCCGGGGGCGCCGCTGTGTTGATCTCTAACGGAGGAGCGGTCAGTTACGATTATTCCCTCGTTGGAACCACCCCTATCCCCGGGTTCGACGGTAGTGTATGGAACAAGTTCGAGTCGGAACAGGACGGTCCGTTCAAGTATCTGATCGTGACGGAGGTACACTCCGACGGCCCCGACGCCATGAAACACTGGCATTTCCGTTACGGGGCCTCCGGATTCGATAGTCTTGTTAGTGGAGATAACTCTCTTTGGTGGCCCACTTTCGTAGCTGCCGACACCTCGATCGAGAAGGTGGCGAAGGACATGAACGACGAGGCCGAGGCGATGGCCCAGTTCCTCTCTTCCTCCCCCTCCCTTTCCGGTTGGGATGGCGACTGGAAGAGTTTTTCCTCCTATCTCGACGATCCCGCCATGGATTCCGCCTACGAGGCGATAGCTGCCAAGGGGAAGAATCTGACTGCCGCAGAAGTGGAGACCGCTCTCAAGAATATGTACGATTCCAAGGGTGTCACGGCTCTTTCAATAAGGGGAGACGTCATAACCGTCACGTCGGGAGGCGGCTCGATGGCCTACGACTACGAGGGACGGATGTTCGCACCCATCTCCGGATTCGACGGGGTCTTTTGGTATAAGTTCGAGGCTCCATCCGCCTCGGATCAGCGTTATATGGTGATGACGTCGGTCCATTCCGACGGTCCCGACGCTATGAAACACTGGCACGTTCGTTTCGGTGATGCGGGCTTCTCAGCTCTGACCGACAGGACCGATTTTTGGTATCCGACTTTCGTCGAGAGTTCCACCGAGGTGTCGGATATAGCTAGCGATTTTCTAGCCGAGGCCGACGAGCTGGCTGCTATGATAACTGCTTTGAAATAG
- a CDS encoding NYN domain-containing protein: MSELDIIQPRLAVLIDADNARPSITEPLLAEVAKYGVASVKRIYGDWTTPNLGGWKTVLLEHSIQPIQQFRYTVGKNATDSAMIIDAMDLLFTNRFDGFCLVSSDSDFTRLAARIREAGLMVYGFGEKKTPKPFVSACDKFIYTEVISVSKEDSPSAIKRKTTDELKGDTQLVNLLRSALEAASDDTGWAQLGTVGSNIAKQSPEFDPRNYGYGKLGELAFAIGIFDVDERVQSDGHSRVIYIRNKPKSRKVARRTTNGNGNGRKTRKKTQ, translated from the coding sequence ATGAGCGAACTGGACATCATACAACCCAGGCTGGCGGTGCTTATAGACGCCGACAACGCTAGGCCGTCGATCACCGAGCCTCTGCTGGCGGAGGTGGCCAAGTACGGAGTTGCGAGCGTCAAGCGCATCTACGGTGACTGGACCACCCCTAATCTCGGAGGCTGGAAGACCGTGCTTTTGGAGCACTCGATCCAGCCGATACAGCAGTTTCGCTATACCGTGGGAAAGAACGCCACCGACAGTGCCATGATAATAGACGCCATGGACCTGCTCTTCACCAACCGTTTCGACGGATTCTGTCTCGTGTCCAGCGACAGCGACTTCACCAGGCTGGCCGCCAGGATAAGGGAGGCGGGGCTGATGGTCTACGGTTTCGGCGAGAAGAAGACCCCCAAGCCCTTCGTGTCGGCCTGCGACAAGTTCATCTACACCGAGGTCATATCGGTGAGCAAGGAGGACTCCCCCTCGGCGATAAAGAGAAAGACCACCGACGAGCTCAAGGGAGATACCCAGCTGGTCAACCTGTTGAGATCGGCCCTCGAGGCGGCTTCGGACGACACGGGATGGGCCCAGCTGGGGACGGTGGGGAGCAACATAGCCAAGCAGTCTCCCGAGTTCGACCCCAGAAACTACGGCTACGGCAAGCTGGGAGAGCTGGCCTTCGCCATAGGTATATTCGACGTGGACGAGAGGGTCCAGAGCGACGGCCATTCCCGGGTGATATACATCAGAAACAAGCCCAAGAGCAGAAAGGTCGCCCGTAGAACCACCAACGGAAACGGCAACGGTAGAAAGACCAGAAAAAAGACCCAGTAA